One window of the Thermasporomyces composti genome contains the following:
- a CDS encoding TetR family transcriptional regulator yields the protein MAWDTEGTKRKILDAAVAEFAAYGPDGTTIARIAQRAGVNKERIYYYFGDKRALFTYVLRDELAKVARAVPVESLASEDVGEYAGRVYDYHRSRPELIRLLRWEGLAFDGEVPDEEQRREYYNTKTAAVVAGQDAGALTKEIDADHLMLFILALAGWWFTVPQVARMIAGPESEAEHVRRRAAVVRAAQRLARS from the coding sequence ATGGCATGGGACACCGAGGGGACCAAGCGGAAGATCCTGGACGCCGCGGTGGCCGAGTTCGCCGCGTACGGGCCGGACGGCACCACCATCGCCCGCATCGCCCAGCGCGCCGGCGTGAACAAGGAGCGGATCTACTACTACTTCGGCGACAAGCGCGCGTTGTTCACATATGTCCTGCGCGACGAGCTCGCCAAGGTGGCGCGCGCCGTGCCGGTCGAGTCGTTGGCCAGCGAGGACGTCGGCGAGTACGCCGGGCGGGTCTACGACTACCACCGTAGCCGCCCGGAGCTGATCCGCCTGCTGCGGTGGGAAGGGCTCGCCTTCGACGGCGAGGTGCCCGACGAGGAGCAGCGACGCGAGTACTACAACACCAAGACGGCTGCCGTCGTGGCCGGTCAGGACGCCGGCGCCCTGACCAAGGAGATCGACGCCGACCACCTGATGTTGTTCATCCTCGCGCTGGCGGGATGGTGGTTCACCGTCCCCCAGGTCGCCCGCATGATCGCCGGCCCGGAGAGCGAAGCCGAGCACGTCCGTCGGCGTGCCGCCGTCGTCCGGGCCGCGCAACGGCTCGCCCGATCGTGA
- a CDS encoding lycopene cyclase domain-containing protein translates to MADPLVPEYTVAAFASVPVVVALELVVLRTGLFRRPAYWLSLAIMFAFQVLVDGWLTKLSAPIVVYAPEHSSGVRFPWDIPVEDFAFGFSLITLTLLLWERLARRPPTVRRRDGRAAWSTPRRPASPEPGPARER, encoded by the coding sequence ATGGCTGACCCGCTCGTCCCCGAGTACACCGTGGCCGCCTTCGCGTCCGTTCCGGTGGTCGTGGCGCTGGAGCTCGTCGTGCTGCGCACCGGCCTGTTCCGCCGACCGGCGTACTGGCTGAGCCTGGCGATCATGTTCGCCTTCCAGGTCCTCGTGGACGGCTGGCTCACCAAGCTCAGCGCGCCGATCGTGGTGTACGCGCCGGAACACTCCAGCGGGGTGCGGTTCCCGTGGGACATCCCGGTGGAGGACTTCGCGTTCGGCTTCAGCCTGATCACGCTCACGCTCCTGCTGTGGGAACGCCTGGCGCGTCGGCCTCCAACGGTCCGGCGGCGGGATGGCCGCGCAGCATGGTCCACGCCGCGACGGCCAGCTTCTCCCGAGCCGGGACCTGCGCGCGAGCGCTGA
- a CDS encoding TAXI family TRAP transporter solute-binding subunit — MRTARRTTRRTAIALLAGVPLLGACGGKRTDSETGGGGGSPGGRLTIATGNTTGVYYQLGGGLARLIGRHIAGYQATPTETGASVQNIQGVVAGRYDIAFSLADTANDAVNGTGSFDEPQPIEALTRLYPNYTHVLVRSETGIESVADMKGKRVSTGSPKSGTEVIANRVLEAAGLDPASDIQAQRLGLPETQDGMKDGTIDAMFWSGGLPTGGITDLTTSMGDAVRFIDVTPQLPALREEYGPIYEEGAIPADVYQQPADVPTIVVPNVLVVKKGFDAELAKQLVTLLFEQRAELEKVNPVAADIELENARKTDPIPLNPGAAEALDELGAP; from the coding sequence ATGAGAACGGCTCGACGAACGACCCGACGCACGGCGATCGCGCTCCTCGCGGGCGTGCCGCTGCTCGGCGCCTGCGGGGGCAAACGAACCGACAGCGAGACCGGCGGTGGTGGCGGCTCCCCGGGCGGTCGGTTGACCATCGCCACCGGCAACACCACCGGCGTCTACTACCAGCTCGGCGGCGGCTTGGCTCGCCTCATCGGCCGGCACATCGCGGGCTACCAGGCGACCCCGACGGAGACCGGCGCCTCGGTGCAGAACATCCAAGGCGTGGTCGCCGGCCGGTACGACATCGCGTTCTCGCTCGCCGACACGGCCAACGACGCGGTGAACGGCACCGGCTCCTTCGACGAGCCCCAGCCGATCGAGGCGCTCACCCGCCTGTATCCCAACTACACCCACGTCCTGGTGCGGTCCGAGACCGGCATCGAGTCCGTGGCCGACATGAAGGGCAAGCGCGTCTCCACCGGCTCGCCCAAGTCGGGCACCGAGGTGATCGCGAACCGGGTGTTGGAGGCGGCCGGCCTCGATCCGGCGTCCGACATCCAGGCGCAGCGGCTGGGCCTGCCGGAGACCCAGGACGGCATGAAGGACGGGACCATCGACGCGATGTTCTGGTCCGGTGGTCTGCCGACCGGTGGCATCACCGACCTCACCACGTCGATGGGCGATGCGGTGCGGTTCATCGACGTCACGCCGCAGCTCCCCGCGCTGCGAGAGGAGTACGGCCCCATCTACGAGGAGGGCGCGATCCCGGCTGACGTCTACCAGCAGCCCGCCGACGTGCCGACGATCGTCGTGCCCAACGTGCTCGTGGTGAAGAAGGGCTTCGACGCCGAGCTGGCCAAGCAGTTGGTGACGCTGCTGTTCGAGCAGCGCGCAGAGCTGGAGAAGGTCAACCCGGTGGCCGCGGACATCGAGTTGGAGAACGCCCGCAAGACCGACCCGATCCCGCTCAACCCGGGTGCGGCGGAGGCGCTCGACGAGCTCGGCGCGCCGTAA
- the crtI gene encoding phytoene desaturase family protein — protein MTTPPGPRRPARRSCRVVVVGAGLGGLAAACHLAGAGHQVTVVEQADQPGGRAGRIVRHGFTFDTGPTVLTMPELLEATFEAAGVRMSDYLKLRPLDPAYRANYADGTTLALRHGREAMAAEIRRECGPAEEQGFVRFCRWLEALYRVEMPAFIERNYDRPWDLVRPLAPTLALLRLGALGKLERRVRRYFSDERLVRLFSFQAMYAGLAPRQALAVFAIITYMDAVRGVYTPDGGIGAVPVALARAAEAAGATFHYGRRVDRVVYDLGAGRGRVRGVRLANGDHLPADAVVVNADLPLAYRDLLPDLTVPRSLRRARYSPSAFVWHVGVRGLPSAEVAHHNIHFGAEWASSFRAIMTEGRRMPDPSVLVTVPTRSDPTLAPEGCSVLYVLEPVPNLTTGRVDWSVERDQARDRLYELVKGWGYPSDVVVEHQVDPTDWARQGMAAGTPFALAHTFFQSGPFRPPNADPRVRGLFFTGSATVPGVGVPMVLVSGRLAAERVAHLAEEL, from the coding sequence GTGACCACGCCACCCGGGCCGAGGAGGCCGGCTCGCCGGTCGTGCCGGGTCGTGGTCGTGGGCGCCGGGCTGGGCGGACTCGCCGCCGCCTGCCACCTGGCCGGTGCGGGCCACCAGGTCACCGTCGTCGAGCAGGCCGACCAGCCCGGGGGCCGCGCGGGTCGGATCGTCCGGCACGGCTTCACGTTCGACACGGGCCCGACCGTGCTCACCATGCCGGAGCTGCTGGAGGCGACGTTCGAGGCGGCCGGCGTCCGCATGTCCGACTACCTCAAGCTGCGACCTCTCGACCCGGCGTACCGCGCCAACTACGCCGACGGCACCACGCTCGCCCTCCGCCACGGCCGTGAGGCGATGGCGGCGGAGATCCGGCGCGAGTGTGGACCGGCGGAGGAGCAGGGGTTCGTGCGGTTCTGCCGGTGGCTGGAGGCGCTCTACCGGGTGGAGATGCCGGCGTTCATCGAACGCAACTACGACCGACCGTGGGACCTCGTGCGGCCGCTGGCGCCCACGCTGGCCCTGCTGCGCCTGGGCGCCCTGGGCAAGCTCGAGCGGCGGGTCCGCCGGTACTTCTCCGACGAACGGCTCGTCCGGCTCTTCAGCTTCCAGGCGATGTACGCCGGGCTCGCGCCACGGCAGGCGCTCGCGGTCTTCGCGATCATCACCTACATGGACGCCGTCCGAGGCGTCTACACCCCGGACGGGGGGATCGGCGCGGTGCCGGTGGCGTTGGCGAGGGCGGCCGAGGCGGCCGGCGCGACGTTCCACTACGGCAGGCGGGTCGACCGCGTGGTCTACGACCTCGGCGCCGGACGGGGACGGGTCCGCGGCGTCCGGCTCGCCAACGGTGACCACCTCCCCGCCGACGCGGTCGTCGTCAACGCCGACCTTCCGCTCGCCTACCGCGACCTGCTGCCCGACCTCACCGTGCCTCGGTCGCTGCGCCGCGCTCGGTACTCGCCGTCGGCGTTCGTCTGGCACGTCGGCGTGCGGGGCCTGCCGTCCGCGGAGGTCGCCCACCACAACATCCACTTCGGCGCGGAGTGGGCGTCGTCGTTCCGGGCGATCATGACGGAGGGGCGCCGCATGCCGGACCCGTCGGTGCTCGTCACTGTGCCCACCCGCAGTGACCCGACGTTGGCCCCGGAGGGTTGCTCGGTCCTCTACGTGCTGGAACCCGTCCCGAACCTGACGACCGGGCGGGTCGACTGGAGTGTCGAACGCGACCAAGCCCGAGACCGCCTCTACGAGCTGGTCAAGGGCTGGGGCTATCCGAGCGACGTGGTGGTCGAGCACCAGGTCGACCCCACCGACTGGGCCCGGCAGGGCATGGCGGCTGGGACGCCGTTCGCCCTGGCGCACACCTTCTTCCAATCCGGCCCGTTCCGGCCGCCCAACGCCGACCCACGGGTGCGGGGACTCTTCTTTACTGGAAGCGCGACCGTGCCGGGCGTCGGCGTCCCCATGGTGCTGGTGTCCGGGCGGCTAGCGGCGGAGCGCGTGGCGCACCTGGCGGAGGAGCTGTGA
- a CDS encoding tyrosine-type recombinase/integrase: MDLDAGTLRVKDSLQHVGGELRFTGTKTHRSRRTIPLPKVCVDVLKQHRQRQAAHRAEAEEWADPDLVFTTARGTPLEPQNVYRHFKALCAAAGVRAVRFHDLRHSCASLLFELGVPLRVIMEILGHTQITTTSEIYTHILPTQYREVAVALDGWFTGADLRIDPTGAG, from the coding sequence ATCGATCTCGACGCCGGGACGCTTCGAGTCAAGGACTCACTCCAGCACGTCGGTGGCGAGCTGCGGTTCACCGGCACGAAGACCCACAGGTCGCGGCGGACGATCCCGCTGCCCAAGGTGTGCGTCGACGTCCTGAAACAGCATCGGCAGCGTCAGGCGGCGCACCGGGCCGAAGCGGAGGAGTGGGCGGATCCGGATCTGGTGTTCACCACCGCGCGAGGGACGCCGCTCGAGCCTCAGAACGTCTACCGGCACTTCAAGGCGCTGTGCGCGGCTGCGGGGGTCCGCGCGGTGCGCTTCCACGACCTGCGGCACAGCTGCGCGTCGCTGCTGTTCGAGCTCGGGGTGCCGCTGAGGGTGATCATGGAGATCCTCGGCCACACGCAGATCACCACCACGTCCGAGATCTACACCCACATCCTGCCGACGCAGTACCGGGAGGTCGCCGTTGCGCTCGACGGCTGGTTCACCGGGGCAGACCTTCGCATCGACCCGACGGGGGCCGGATGA
- a CDS encoding MFS transporter — MALLVLTQLYAAIPLIGPVGDALGGDATLALSTVFSLCYAIGFVLWGPISDHYGRKRILIVGIAALTLTTLGCVFASSLTGLAVLRAAQGLAAASFAPAALAYLSEAVAPARRPVALGAISTAFLVAGIVGQVLAATITLLVGWTWFFVVGAAALGLSLVGLVTLPKEAGRPAGPGGLGQRFAAFARVVSRPPALLLSAAHVTLLLSFVAMYTALGPHLVELGLAASQVIWLRLVGLPGMFTALLVGVIARRLGYPGAARLGYLLAAVGITGEALFASTLVGIAVTSLVFVTGVAITIPAMITLFGETAAPNRAGGMALTGLVLFIGASIGPVVASVGWSFPALMLVLATLLVCAAGFLTAFARVTSRAAA; from the coding sequence ATGGCGCTCCTCGTACTGACCCAGCTGTACGCGGCGATCCCGCTCATCGGGCCCGTCGGGGACGCCCTCGGCGGAGACGCGACCCTGGCGCTGTCGACGGTCTTCAGCCTCTGCTACGCGATCGGGTTCGTCCTGTGGGGCCCGATCTCAGACCACTACGGGCGCAAGAGGATCCTGATCGTCGGCATCGCCGCGTTGACCCTCACGACGCTCGGATGCGTCTTCGCCTCCTCGCTGACCGGGCTCGCCGTGCTGCGCGCGGCGCAAGGCCTGGCGGCCGCCAGCTTCGCCCCGGCCGCTCTCGCCTATCTCTCGGAAGCCGTCGCCCCGGCGCGACGGCCGGTGGCGCTCGGAGCGATCTCCACGGCGTTCCTGGTGGCCGGCATCGTCGGTCAGGTTCTCGCCGCGACGATCACGCTGCTGGTCGGCTGGACGTGGTTCTTCGTGGTCGGCGCGGCGGCCCTGGGGCTGAGCCTGGTCGGGCTCGTCACCCTGCCGAAGGAAGCTGGCCGTCCGGCCGGCCCCGGCGGGTTGGGCCAGCGGTTCGCAGCGTTCGCGCGAGTCGTCTCGAGGCCACCGGCGCTGCTGCTCTCCGCGGCCCACGTGACCTTGCTGCTGTCGTTCGTCGCCATGTACACCGCCCTCGGCCCGCACCTGGTCGAGCTGGGCTTGGCGGCCTCGCAGGTGATCTGGCTGCGCCTGGTCGGACTTCCCGGCATGTTCACCGCCCTGCTCGTCGGTGTCATCGCCCGCCGACTCGGCTATCCAGGCGCCGCCCGTCTCGGCTACCTGCTCGCGGCGGTGGGGATCACGGGTGAGGCGCTGTTCGCCTCGACCCTCGTCGGGATCGCCGTCACGAGCTTGGTGTTCGTGACCGGCGTGGCGATCACCATCCCGGCGATGATCACCCTCTTCGGCGAGACCGCGGCCCCGAACCGCGCAGGTGGCATGGCGCTCACCGGGCTCGTGCTGTTCATCGGCGCCAGCATCGGACCGGTCGTCGCCTCGGTCGGCTGGAGCTTCCCAGCTCTCATGCTCGTGCTGGCCACGCTGCTCGTGTGCGCTGCGGGATTCCTAACCGCCTTCGCACGCGTCACCTCACGCGCGGCGGCATGA
- a CDS encoding NUDIX hydrolase produces the protein MSATAPRHSVSVAAAVIDEQGRALAIRRRDNGHWEPPGGVLELGETIHDGLRREVAEETGLQVEPDALTGVYKNMTHGIVALVFRCHLTGGTEQTSSETDRVAWLTPDQIRDRMTEAYAVRLLDALTNPDHPVIRAHDGVHILTTPTGA, from the coding sequence ATGTCCGCTACCGCGCCGCGTCACTCCGTCAGCGTCGCCGCCGCCGTCATCGACGAGCAAGGCCGCGCCCTGGCGATCCGCCGCCGCGACAACGGTCACTGGGAACCCCCCGGCGGCGTCCTCGAACTCGGCGAGACCATCCACGACGGACTACGCCGCGAGGTCGCCGAAGAGACCGGTCTCCAGGTCGAACCCGACGCCCTGACCGGTGTCTACAAGAACATGACCCACGGCATCGTCGCCCTCGTCTTCCGCTGCCACCTCACCGGCGGCACCGAGCAGACCAGCTCAGAAACCGACCGCGTCGCCTGGCTCACCCCCGACCAGATCCGCGACCGCATGACCGAGGCGTACGCCGTACGACTCCTCGACGCCCTCACCAACCCAGATCACCCGGTCATCCGCGCCCACGACGGCGTACACATCCTCACCACCCCGACAGGCGCCTAG
- a CDS encoding GntR family transcriptional regulator, which yields MTLDPDDPRPPYQQVADALRAAILTRKLKPGDKLPSQAELAARYNVARMTVQQALRVLRAEGLTVSRQGSGVYVRERTERPVGLRPHVEAVFERQHVSIDFAGFSGETLHGALQEPLDKIRAGQLRPRTIAIRILLPDLSVPVAIPSRAGDEPGDDPRVRKRSERIARRHVGAIIDSVQELADLGLVESATAQARVFTGTPLFKLYILNCEEVFFGFYPVTEHTVSVGGEAIPIYDAMGKDAVLFHHAADDDTTMGKQYVEQAHTWFDSVWNTIAREWTP from the coding sequence ATGACCTTGGACCCCGATGATCCGCGGCCGCCGTACCAGCAGGTTGCGGACGCGCTTCGAGCCGCGATCTTGACGCGGAAGCTGAAGCCTGGCGACAAGTTGCCGTCACAAGCAGAGCTCGCGGCGCGCTACAACGTCGCCCGCATGACCGTGCAGCAGGCGTTGAGAGTGCTGCGGGCCGAGGGCTTGACCGTCTCCCGTCAGGGGAGTGGTGTCTATGTTCGAGAGCGTACCGAGCGGCCGGTTGGGCTGCGCCCTCATGTCGAGGCCGTGTTCGAACGACAGCATGTGTCGATCGATTTCGCCGGCTTTTCCGGGGAGACACTGCACGGAGCGCTTCAGGAGCCGTTGGACAAGATCCGAGCCGGTCAGCTGCGACCGAGGACGATCGCGATCCGGATCCTGCTTCCGGATCTGTCCGTGCCGGTGGCGATACCCTCACGAGCCGGTGACGAGCCGGGTGATGACCCTCGCGTCAGGAAGCGTTCGGAGAGGATTGCCCGCCGCCACGTAGGCGCGATCATCGATTCGGTGCAGGAGCTGGCAGACCTCGGCTTGGTCGAGTCGGCCACGGCACAAGCGCGCGTCTTCACTGGCACGCCGCTGTTCAAGCTCTACATCCTCAACTGCGAGGAAGTGTTCTTCGGCTTCTACCCGGTCACTGAGCACACCGTCAGCGTTGGCGGTGAAGCAATCCCGATCTACGACGCGATGGGTAAGGACGCCGTGCTGTTCCATCACGCCGCCGACGACGACACAACGATGGGCAAGCAGTACGTGGAGCAGGCCCACACCTGGTTTGACAGCGTGTGGAACACGATCGCCCGCGAGTGGACGCCATGA
- a CDS encoding DUF5914 domain-containing protein, protein MAERRRRRLPLRRLPPITWAAQEPTWRGARPGLIEAALKRARARPSGNWFVLAASREIRPDRPFGRTVAGVELVAWRTPDGALHVGPGSCPHLGAPLCLAAVREGKLICRWHGLAFGADGFPGWDPFPAYDDGVLAWVRLDHVGGEEPSPRPVIPPRPALSASIAAVATMTGRCEPEDVVANRLDPWHGAWFHPYSFAHLRVTKAPEESEPADDRFEVEVAFRVAGRFGVPVRAEFTCPDPRTVLMRIVDGEGETSVVETHATPLGMDEHGHPRTAVIEATLAYSDRRGFAVARRAAPAIAPLMRFAAKRLWKDDLAYAERRYELRTSGRWPG, encoded by the coding sequence ATGGCGGAGCGGAGAAGACGACGACTTCCGTTGCGCAGACTGCCGCCCATCACGTGGGCCGCGCAGGAACCCACCTGGCGTGGCGCGCGGCCCGGGCTGATCGAGGCCGCACTCAAACGTGCCCGTGCCCGGCCGTCCGGCAACTGGTTCGTGCTCGCGGCCAGTCGCGAGATCCGACCGGACCGGCCGTTCGGACGCACCGTCGCCGGAGTGGAACTGGTGGCTTGGCGCACCCCCGACGGTGCCCTCCACGTCGGACCGGGATCCTGTCCGCACCTCGGGGCGCCGCTGTGTCTGGCCGCCGTCCGCGAGGGGAAGCTGATCTGCCGCTGGCACGGCCTCGCGTTCGGCGCGGACGGGTTTCCCGGCTGGGACCCGTTCCCGGCGTACGACGACGGCGTGCTCGCCTGGGTCCGGCTCGACCACGTCGGTGGCGAGGAGCCGTCGCCCCGCCCGGTCATCCCGCCTCGGCCCGCTCTGTCGGCGAGCATCGCCGCGGTCGCCACGATGACCGGCCGGTGTGAGCCGGAGGACGTCGTCGCCAACCGGCTCGATCCGTGGCACGGCGCGTGGTTCCACCCGTACTCCTTCGCCCACCTGCGGGTGACGAAGGCGCCCGAGGAGTCGGAGCCCGCGGACGACCGGTTCGAGGTGGAGGTCGCCTTCCGGGTCGCGGGACGCTTCGGCGTCCCGGTGCGCGCCGAGTTCACGTGCCCGGATCCGCGGACGGTCCTCATGCGGATCGTCGACGGTGAGGGTGAGACCAGCGTCGTCGAGACCCACGCGACCCCGCTCGGGATGGACGAGCACGGCCATCCCCGAACCGCCGTCATCGAGGCGACGCTGGCCTACTCCGACCGGCGAGGCTTCGCGGTCGCGCGTCGGGCGGCCCCGGCCATCGCCCCGCTCATGCGCTTCGCCGCGAAGCGCTTGTGGAAGGACGACCTGGCCTACGCCGAGCGCCGCTACGAGCTGCGGACCTCAGGCCGCTGGCCTGGCTGA
- a CDS encoding lycopene cyclase domain-containing protein: protein MDRFQYLLLMGACLAITLPLEIVLGARVYRRPRRVLRVLVPVVALFVAWDALAIARGHWTFSPHYTTGWSLPFGIPVEELVFFVVIPVCALLTYEAVRRLLRGDAGDGGGQRSDDAVATGGGDG, encoded by the coding sequence ATCGACCGCTTCCAGTACCTCCTCCTCATGGGGGCGTGTCTGGCCATCACCCTCCCCTTGGAGATCGTCCTCGGCGCCCGGGTGTACCGGCGGCCGCGTCGGGTGCTGCGGGTGCTCGTCCCCGTCGTCGCGCTGTTCGTGGCCTGGGACGCGCTGGCGATCGCGCGCGGCCACTGGACGTTCAGCCCGCACTACACGACCGGGTGGTCGCTGCCGTTCGGCATTCCTGTCGAGGAGCTCGTGTTCTTCGTCGTCATCCCCGTGTGCGCGCTGCTCACCTACGAGGCGGTCCGACGTCTGCTGCGCGGCGACGCCGGTGACGGCGGCGGGCAAAGGTCCGACGACGCGGTCGCGACCGGTGGTGGCGATGGCTGA
- a CDS encoding FAD-dependent oxidoreductase yields the protein MPDRPHAAVIGGGLAGVAAAVALAERGVKVTLLEREPYLGGRLAGWSTRLRDGSTVTMTRGFHAFFRQYYNLRALLTRVDPELRWLVPLPDYPLVHADGTRDGFTRIPRTPPWNALAFAARSPTFSWRELSRVNVRAALPMLNVSVPEIYQRLDHEDALSFLDRVRFPAAARDLAFSVFSRSFFADPRQLSAAELVTMFHLYFLGSSEGLLFDVPARPFPHALWEPLAAYLENLGAELRLGTPARVVHRSARGGLRVLTGYADGVDVDAVVLATDVRGLREIVAASPDLGDAAWRARIDTLACAPPFLVVRLWLDRPVAPERPAFVGTAGFGRLDNVSVLDRYEDEAHAWAARTGGSVVELHAYAVGEDAAVDALRKELVDQLYRVFPETREARVVDERHELRADCPLFPPGGFADRPGVTTPDPAVVLAGDLARVDLPVALMERAVTSGLLAANHLLDGWGRPTHPVWSVPNTGRWGVLRWLDRALGLPRPEVQPGQRPEVRSS from the coding sequence GTGCCCGACCGTCCGCACGCGGCGGTCATCGGTGGTGGTCTCGCTGGTGTCGCGGCGGCGGTCGCGCTCGCCGAGCGCGGCGTCAAGGTCACCTTGCTCGAACGCGAGCCGTACCTCGGCGGCCGGCTCGCCGGCTGGTCGACCCGGCTCCGCGACGGCTCCACGGTCACCATGACGCGCGGCTTCCACGCGTTCTTCCGCCAGTACTACAACCTGCGCGCTCTGCTCACCCGCGTCGACCCAGAGCTGCGCTGGCTGGTGCCTCTGCCGGACTACCCGCTGGTCCACGCCGACGGGACGCGAGACGGCTTCACACGGATCCCGCGCACACCGCCGTGGAACGCCCTCGCCTTCGCCGCCAGGAGCCCGACCTTCTCCTGGCGCGAGCTCTCGCGGGTGAACGTCCGCGCGGCGCTGCCCATGCTGAACGTCTCGGTCCCCGAGATCTACCAGCGGCTCGACCACGAGGACGCGCTGTCGTTCCTGGACCGTGTCCGTTTCCCAGCGGCGGCTCGTGATTTGGCGTTCTCCGTCTTCTCCCGCAGCTTTTTCGCCGATCCTCGTCAGCTGTCGGCGGCCGAGCTGGTCACGATGTTCCACCTGTACTTCCTGGGATCGAGCGAGGGCCTGCTCTTCGACGTCCCGGCACGACCGTTCCCGCACGCGCTGTGGGAGCCGCTGGCCGCGTACCTGGAGAACCTCGGCGCCGAGCTCCGGCTGGGTACCCCCGCGCGAGTCGTCCACCGAAGCGCCCGAGGCGGGCTGCGTGTCCTCACCGGCTACGCCGATGGCGTCGACGTGGACGCGGTCGTCCTGGCCACCGACGTACGCGGCCTGCGGGAGATCGTCGCGGCCTCACCGGATCTCGGCGACGCCGCGTGGCGGGCCCGGATCGACACGCTGGCCTGCGCACCGCCCTTCCTGGTCGTCCGGCTGTGGCTCGACCGTCCGGTCGCGCCCGAGCGGCCCGCGTTCGTCGGCACGGCGGGCTTCGGGCGGCTGGACAACGTGAGCGTGCTCGACCGGTACGAGGACGAGGCCCATGCCTGGGCGGCACGCACCGGCGGGTCGGTGGTGGAGCTGCACGCCTACGCGGTCGGGGAGGACGCCGCGGTGGACGCCCTGCGCAAGGAGCTGGTCGACCAGCTCTACCGGGTGTTCCCCGAGACCCGCGAAGCCCGAGTCGTCGACGAGCGTCACGAGCTGCGGGCCGACTGTCCGCTCTTCCCACCAGGTGGCTTCGCCGACCGCCCGGGCGTGACCACCCCTGACCCAGCGGTCGTCCTGGCGGGAGACCTCGCTCGGGTCGACCTGCCGGTCGCGCTCATGGAGCGCGCGGTGACCAGCGGCCTGCTCGCGGCGAACCATCTGCTCGACGGGTGGGGCCGGCCCACCCATCCCGTGTGGAGCGTGCCGAACACGGGACGGTGGGGCGTACTGCGCTGGCTCGACCGGGCGCTGGGGCTGCCCAGGCCCGAGGTTCAGCCAGGCCAGCGGCCTGAGGTCCGCAGCTCGTAG